A stretch of Myxococcus hansupus DNA encodes these proteins:
- a CDS encoding carboxypeptidase regulatory-like domain-containing protein, producing MLRPSFILVLCALAPACKESAPPPPATTAAPAAPPAPAAHTKWGVIEGRIQLSGTPPTPARQPTIGTVVSVCGEETEERSLVVGAEGGVAHAVVSLKDGKALPAPVRPAPEPVLDQKQCVYDPPVLAAKTGSTLVIRNSDPLVHNVRAASGTNRAFFNVAMPLEGMSVRRQLPAEPGEVPIHCDIHPWMRARVRTFDHGYFATSGADGRFRLEVPEGTHTVVVWHERLPEQLHTVTVRTGETVQVDARWATTDLK from the coding sequence GTGCTTCGTCCATCCTTCATCCTCGTTCTCTGCGCGCTGGCCCCTGCCTGCAAGGAGTCCGCGCCCCCGCCGCCCGCCACCACGGCGGCCCCCGCCGCCCCGCCCGCGCCCGCCGCGCACACGAAGTGGGGTGTCATCGAGGGGCGTATCCAGCTCTCCGGAACGCCTCCCACCCCCGCCCGACAGCCCACCATTGGCACGGTCGTCTCCGTGTGCGGCGAGGAGACGGAGGAGCGCTCGCTCGTCGTGGGCGCCGAGGGCGGCGTGGCCCACGCCGTCGTGTCCCTGAAGGACGGCAAGGCGCTGCCCGCGCCCGTCAGGCCCGCACCGGAGCCGGTGCTGGACCAGAAGCAGTGTGTGTATGACCCGCCCGTGCTGGCCGCGAAGACGGGGAGCACCCTGGTCATCCGGAACTCGGATCCGTTGGTGCACAATGTTCGCGCCGCCTCGGGGACGAACCGCGCCTTCTTCAACGTGGCCATGCCGCTGGAGGGGATGAGCGTCCGCCGCCAGCTCCCCGCCGAGCCCGGCGAGGTCCCCATCCACTGCGACATCCACCCCTGGATGCGCGCCCGGGTGCGCACCTTCGACCATGGGTACTTCGCCACCAGCGGCGCGGACGGGCGCTTCCGCCTGGAGGTCCCCGAGGGCACCCACACCGTCGTCGTCTGGCATGAGCGGCTCCCGGAGCAATTGCACACCGTGACAGTGCGTACGGGGGAGACCGTCCAGGTGGATGCGCGCTGGGCCACCACCGACCTCAAGTAG
- a CDS encoding ribonuclease HI family protein, with amino-acid sequence MPAPSIIDILRHIAREEPLQGTVREFRGLTREHLGQLIEEAAQRLAGAPPAAAPPLVSPPEKAESPRAEPAAASEPHPRLRVYSDGAARGNPGPAGAGAVLMDPTGNVVARLGRFLGTQTNNSAEYMGLLLGLKHAQSLGAREVDVYADSELLIRQLGGRYQVKSATLKPLYEEARKLLKGFTKVKLHHVPRAQNAEADEMSNRAIDERM; translated from the coding sequence ATGCCCGCGCCGTCCATCATCGACATCCTCCGGCACATCGCCCGTGAGGAGCCGTTGCAGGGGACGGTGCGCGAGTTCCGAGGTCTCACCCGTGAGCACCTCGGTCAGCTCATCGAGGAGGCCGCGCAGCGACTCGCGGGCGCACCGCCCGCCGCCGCGCCTCCCCTCGTGAGTCCTCCGGAGAAGGCCGAGTCCCCTCGCGCCGAACCGGCGGCGGCCTCCGAGCCGCATCCTCGCCTGCGCGTCTATTCGGACGGCGCGGCCCGGGGCAACCCTGGTCCCGCGGGCGCCGGCGCCGTGCTGATGGACCCCACGGGCAACGTGGTGGCCCGGCTGGGGCGCTTCCTTGGGACGCAGACGAACAACTCCGCCGAGTACATGGGCCTGCTGCTGGGCCTGAAGCACGCCCAGTCCCTGGGCGCGCGCGAGGTGGACGTCTACGCGGACAGCGAGCTGCTGATTCGTCAGCTCGGGGGCCGCTACCAGGTGAAGAGCGCGACGCTCAAGCCGCTGTACGAAGAGGCGCGGAAGCTGCTCAAGGGCTTCACCAAGGTGAAGCTCCACCACGTCCCCCGCGCGCAGAACGCGGAGGCGGATGAGATGAGCAACCGCGCCATCGACGAGCGGATGTAG
- a CDS encoding zinc ribbon domain-containing protein, with the protein MREKLKALAELQNVDLEVASLRKAADVHPRQIAELERELGVARSAIEAERARVADMEKQKAQLEQNITDEKDKVKKWEARLSEQRSTREYSALAREIDIAKKANLTMAEELTELTKQLGGAREAIKGKESDFATKQQGLAGRMTELRGKLGEAESQVKGLEGRRSDVAAGVDATLLRRYEVVRKKKLPAMVGVVAGTCQGCNMNVPPQLYNQLRTGLGTDICPSCNRIIYAVEALQETAAEK; encoded by the coding sequence TTGCGGGAGAAATTGAAAGCGCTGGCGGAGCTGCAGAACGTGGACCTCGAGGTCGCCTCGCTCCGGAAGGCCGCGGACGTTCACCCCCGCCAGATTGCAGAGCTGGAGCGGGAGCTGGGTGTGGCCCGCAGCGCCATCGAAGCGGAACGGGCCCGTGTCGCGGACATGGAGAAGCAGAAGGCCCAGCTCGAGCAGAACATCACGGACGAGAAGGACAAGGTGAAGAAGTGGGAGGCGCGGCTCAGCGAGCAGCGTTCCACCCGCGAGTACTCCGCCCTGGCCCGTGAAATCGACATCGCCAAGAAGGCCAATCTGACGATGGCGGAGGAGCTGACGGAGCTGACGAAGCAGCTCGGCGGCGCGCGCGAGGCCATCAAGGGCAAGGAGTCCGACTTCGCCACCAAGCAGCAGGGGCTGGCGGGCCGGATGACGGAGCTGCGCGGCAAGCTGGGCGAGGCCGAGTCGCAGGTGAAGGGGCTCGAGGGCCGGCGCTCGGACGTGGCCGCGGGCGTGGACGCCACCCTGCTGCGCCGCTACGAGGTGGTGCGCAAGAAGAAGCTGCCCGCCATGGTCGGCGTGGTCGCTGGCACCTGCCAGGGCTGCAACATGAACGTGCCCCCGCAGTTGTACAACCAGCTCCGCACCGGCCTGGGCACGGACATCTGTCCCTCGTGCAACCGCATCATCTACGCCGTGGAAGCGCTGCAGGAAACCGCGGCGGAGAAGTAG
- a CDS encoding TraR/DksA family transcriptional regulator: MNAKQRDEFKALLLALHSELTEKAPSKIEPNRTDDARIGGDEDEQPLNEMMQAIASNRNRNMDGVLARVIKALGKLREDPDGFGDCEECGDEIPLGRLRAMPYAELCVTCQGNKDGPKGRATRKKLTDYT, encoded by the coding sequence GTGAACGCGAAACAGCGAGACGAATTCAAGGCGCTGCTGCTCGCGCTCCATTCGGAGCTGACGGAGAAGGCGCCGTCGAAAATCGAGCCCAACCGCACCGATGACGCGCGCATCGGCGGCGACGAGGACGAGCAGCCGCTCAACGAGATGATGCAGGCCATCGCGTCCAACCGGAACCGGAACATGGACGGCGTGCTGGCTCGGGTCATCAAGGCGCTGGGCAAGCTGCGCGAGGACCCGGACGGGTTCGGTGACTGCGAGGAGTGCGGCGACGAGATTCCGCTCGGCCGCCTGCGCGCCATGCCCTACGCGGAGCTGTGCGTGACGTGCCAGGGCAACAAGGACGGCCCCAAGGGCCGCGCCACCCGCAAGAAGCTGACCGACTACACCTGA
- a CDS encoding ComEC/Rec2 family competence protein: MSFRPRFLLAVLLALAACQDPPPPPPEPAQAARPSAPQRRYFGGTPDGKLHVYFFDVGQGDAALIVSPDGYTALVDTGPSQAADHLVNRLPELLTQRLDLVVLTHPHADHHGSLEPVLKRVGAKQLLEPQLGATPKAYDALLGAVASQGVEFISPSPSPATPNALQRLPLGAGVSLTVLWPRAPTEPLLDVPEAALEANSVILRLTYGDTTVLFMADAHARTEEHLLARNAPMQATLLKVASHGTDGTSSAAFLSAVSPRAAVISAGEGNLIGAPSPATLERLKAAGTQVFRTDQHGEIQVVSDGKTLVVTPQRLAPGVPEDTRYSYPGLGAPALAPLTAGNAKRPPAGQPYTMSLEGPDGSRPSTPRGNTRTRVDANTVTVGAYVGSINSDVFHRPTCRNVMKIKAGNLVTFTSRQDAKRNNRRPAKDCNP; the protein is encoded by the coding sequence ATGAGTTTCCGCCCGCGTTTCCTCCTCGCCGTCCTGCTGGCCCTGGCGGCGTGCCAGGACCCGCCCCCGCCGCCCCCCGAGCCCGCCCAGGCCGCGCGCCCCTCCGCGCCCCAGCGGCGCTACTTCGGCGGAACCCCGGACGGAAAGCTGCACGTCTACTTCTTCGACGTGGGTCAGGGCGACGCCGCGCTCATCGTGTCCCCCGACGGGTACACCGCGCTGGTGGACACCGGCCCCTCCCAGGCCGCGGACCACCTGGTGAACCGGCTGCCGGAGCTGCTCACGCAGCGGCTGGACCTGGTCGTCCTCACCCACCCCCACGCGGACCACCACGGCTCGCTGGAGCCGGTGCTCAAGCGGGTGGGGGCCAAGCAGCTCCTGGAGCCGCAGCTCGGCGCCACGCCCAAGGCGTACGACGCCCTGCTCGGCGCCGTGGCCAGCCAGGGCGTGGAGTTCATCTCCCCCTCCCCGTCTCCCGCGACGCCCAACGCGCTTCAGCGGCTGCCGCTGGGCGCGGGCGTGTCCCTCACCGTGCTGTGGCCCCGGGCGCCCACCGAGCCGCTGCTCGACGTGCCCGAGGCCGCGCTGGAGGCCAACTCCGTCATCCTGCGCCTCACGTATGGCGACACCACGGTGCTCTTCATGGCGGACGCGCACGCGCGCACCGAAGAGCACCTGCTGGCGCGCAACGCCCCCATGCAGGCCACGCTCCTCAAGGTGGCCTCCCATGGCACCGACGGCACCAGCAGCGCCGCGTTCCTGTCGGCCGTGTCGCCCCGCGCCGCCGTCATCTCCGCGGGCGAGGGCAACCTGATTGGCGCACCCTCACCGGCCACGCTCGAGCGCCTCAAGGCCGCCGGCACGCAGGTGTTCCGCACGGACCAACATGGCGAGATTCAGGTGGTGAGCGACGGCAAGACGCTCGTCGTCACCCCGCAGCGGCTGGCCCCGGGCGTGCCCGAGGACACGCGCTACAGCTACCCCGGCCTGGGCGCGCCCGCGCTCGCGCCGCTGACCGCGGGCAACGCGAAGCGGCCACCCGCCGGGCAGCCGTACACCATGAGCCTCGAGGGTCCGGACGGCTCGCGGCCATCGACGCCCCGGGGGAACACGCGCACCCGCGTCGACGCCAACACCGTGACGGTGGGCGCCTACGTGGGCAGCATCAACAGTGACGTGTTCCACCGCCCCACGTGCCGCAACGTCATGAAAATCAAGGCGGGCAACCTGGTGACCTTCACCAGCCGCCAGGATGCCAAGCGCAACAACCGGCGGCCGGCCAAGGACTGCAACCCGTGA
- the deoC gene encoding deoxyribose-phosphate aldolase, translating into MSDSEDLFHFVEDIADQARRKLQAWKEGQSPGAQAPAAGPSTARVNLDTVRSPADLAPYIDHTLLKPEARAEDVVKVAEEARQYGFATVCVNSTHVGTAARVLAGTSTVPIAVVGFPLGASLPAAKAFEARESIRAGAREIDMVLNIGALKAQDYALVHQDIAAVVEACGPVPLKVILETAMLTDEEKVIACSLAKAAGAAFVKTSTGFGPGGATEADVALMRRVVGDTVGVKASGGVRSADDAMKMLRAGANRLGASASVAIVSGQTSTAKY; encoded by the coding sequence ATGTCCGACTCCGAAGACCTCTTCCATTTCGTCGAGGACATTGCCGACCAGGCGCGCCGCAAGCTGCAGGCGTGGAAGGAGGGGCAGTCGCCCGGGGCTCAGGCTCCGGCGGCGGGACCGTCCACCGCCCGGGTGAATCTGGACACGGTTCGTTCTCCCGCGGACCTGGCGCCTTACATCGACCACACCCTGCTCAAGCCCGAGGCGCGCGCCGAGGACGTGGTGAAGGTGGCCGAGGAGGCCCGGCAATACGGCTTCGCCACCGTCTGCGTGAACAGCACGCACGTGGGCACCGCCGCGCGCGTGCTGGCGGGCACGTCCACGGTGCCCATCGCCGTGGTGGGCTTCCCGCTGGGCGCGTCGTTGCCCGCGGCCAAGGCCTTCGAGGCCCGCGAGTCCATCCGCGCCGGGGCGCGGGAAATCGACATGGTGCTGAACATCGGCGCGCTCAAGGCGCAGGACTACGCCCTGGTGCACCAGGACATCGCCGCGGTGGTGGAGGCCTGTGGCCCGGTGCCGCTGAAGGTCATCCTGGAGACGGCGATGCTCACGGACGAGGAGAAGGTCATCGCCTGCTCGCTCGCCAAGGCCGCGGGCGCCGCCTTCGTGAAGACGTCCACGGGCTTCGGGCCCGGCGGCGCCACCGAGGCGGATGTGGCGCTGATGCGCCGTGTGGTGGGCGACACCGTGGGCGTGAAGGCGTCCGGGGGCGTGCGCTCGGCCGATGACGCGATGAAGATGCTGCGTGCGGGGGCCAACCGCTTGGGCGCGTCCGCGTCCGTGGCCATCGTCTCCGGGCAGACTTCCACCGCGAAGTACTGA
- a CDS encoding AgmX/PglI C-terminal domain-containing protein, which translates to MNFTCDNCQKRYSIADEKVRGKTVKVRCKNCQNVVTVEGPAEEENTRVVSLADVERIRAQERSLAEPEPSAAPAAVISAPIAPAPAPKAPAAQAALQTPWDDEPTRAAPMKATGSPWFVMVRNKQEGPLDEGALRELMATGAVNGRSFFWQQGMADWKRGSDIPELAGLFEPPAPVEPPPPPPPVAAAPEPARPSRSAPARREPEPQPFEPEPEPEPVQRQAAPEQPWPDEEDDAPDNTFFGDPLPRAEPEPVPRAEPSRRPQPRPTATAAPLDDALFSDLDLPNQRNDGEDDGRQDEDGVPYPEDPHAALGGGEDDDDGKVVQDTRHFAKKSGVTRRNPAWKYAVFVLLLLIVPLGLAYVLSETLGVVPLRVQTVDAQGNAVEQPVFSPEGVGALRDKLMGRAPPPAPPADNKPPAPPTDSKRPAGTGAPTGAAGSGAGVGALSDAELQAAYADSDKKDVDPAVRGGEDVAAADTEEVGGPSDEEVERVLEKTQPAFRDCVEAELRKNPSFKGGKVTLTATVSSSGSVKAATFDRKDLNRNSPVGTCIRDRAKGMVFSAFAGEDVDLEIPLVLSKSM; encoded by the coding sequence TTGAACTTTACCTGCGACAATTGCCAGAAGCGGTATTCCATTGCGGACGAAAAGGTCCGCGGCAAAACGGTCAAGGTCCGCTGTAAGAACTGCCAGAACGTCGTCACCGTCGAAGGCCCCGCCGAGGAAGAGAACACCCGCGTGGTGTCGCTCGCGGACGTGGAGCGGATCCGCGCCCAGGAGCGCTCTCTGGCGGAGCCCGAGCCGAGCGCCGCCCCGGCTGCCGTCATCAGCGCGCCCATCGCACCCGCCCCCGCGCCCAAGGCGCCGGCGGCCCAGGCCGCGTTGCAGACGCCCTGGGACGACGAGCCCACTCGCGCCGCCCCCATGAAGGCCACGGGGTCTCCCTGGTTCGTCATGGTGCGCAACAAGCAGGAGGGCCCGCTGGACGAGGGCGCCCTGCGCGAGCTGATGGCCACCGGCGCCGTGAATGGCCGGAGCTTCTTCTGGCAGCAGGGCATGGCGGACTGGAAGCGGGGCTCGGACATCCCCGAGCTGGCCGGGCTCTTCGAGCCGCCGGCCCCCGTCGAGCCGCCCCCTCCGCCGCCTCCCGTGGCCGCGGCCCCGGAGCCCGCGCGTCCCTCGCGCAGCGCCCCGGCCCGCCGTGAGCCGGAGCCGCAGCCCTTCGAGCCGGAGCCCGAGCCGGAGCCGGTGCAGCGCCAGGCCGCGCCGGAGCAGCCCTGGCCGGACGAGGAGGACGACGCGCCGGACAACACCTTCTTCGGTGACCCGCTGCCGCGCGCCGAGCCCGAGCCGGTGCCACGCGCCGAGCCGAGTCGCCGCCCGCAGCCGCGCCCCACGGCCACCGCAGCGCCGCTGGACGACGCGCTGTTCTCCGACCTGGACCTGCCGAACCAGCGCAACGACGGCGAGGACGACGGGCGCCAGGACGAAGACGGCGTGCCGTACCCCGAGGACCCGCACGCCGCGCTGGGCGGCGGTGAGGATGACGACGACGGCAAGGTGGTGCAGGACACGCGTCACTTCGCCAAGAAGTCCGGCGTGACGCGCCGCAACCCGGCCTGGAAGTACGCCGTCTTCGTGCTCCTGCTCCTCATCGTCCCGCTGGGGCTCGCGTACGTGCTGTCGGAGACGCTGGGCGTGGTGCCGCTGCGCGTGCAGACGGTGGATGCCCAGGGCAACGCGGTGGAGCAGCCCGTCTTCTCGCCGGAGGGCGTCGGAGCCCTGCGCGACAAGCTGATGGGCCGTGCGCCGCCGCCCGCGCCTCCCGCGGACAACAAGCCTCCGGCACCTCCCACGGACAGCAAGCGTCCGGCCGGCACCGGTGCGCCCACGGGCGCGGCGGGCTCGGGGGCGGGCGTGGGCGCGCTGTCCGACGCGGAGCTGCAGGCCGCCTACGCGGACTCGGACAAGAAGGACGTGGACCCGGCCGTGCGCGGCGGCGAGGACGTGGCCGCCGCCGACACGGAGGAGGTGGGTGGCCCGTCCGACGAAGAGGTGGAGCGCGTGCTGGAGAAGACGCAGCCTGCCTTCCGTGACTGCGTGGAGGCCGAGCTGCGCAAGAACCCGTCCTTCAAGGGCGGCAAGGTGACGCTCACCGCCACCGTGAGCAGCTCCGGCTCGGTGAAGGCGGCCACGTTCGACCGCAAGGACCTGAACCGCAACAGCCCGGTGGGCACCTGCATCCGGGACCGCGCGAAGGGGATGGTGTTCTCCGCCTTCGCGGGCGAGGACGTGGACCTGGAGATTCCACTGGTCCTCTCCAAGTCGATGTAG
- a CDS encoding ComEC/Rec2 family competence protein: protein MSFARLLALLVLLLATLPGWALAQSGNQSLTVHFFDVGQGDAALVISPTGKTVLIDGGPPESRMHLERRLRDLVQGPLDLVILTHPHLDHLGGISNALRTVGARRFMDPGFDHPSEAYRDLLNVVGDEVGQVMKPLPDPSDPSSLLTIGLGDGAALTVLWPRVPEDPFLKGTRSDANSNSIVAKLTYGKTAFLFTGDAEPDTEATLLRKNIDFTSTVLKVAHHGGRHSSTAAFLAAVKPQAAVISVGAKNDYGHPTAQVLERLRAEKAQVFRTDLDGEVVATSDGNVVSVRGERRSGASVLVAGEVTSNAVALGPITRGTRKASTPRGRSAPATSSDTNTPTQRGASEGRYISLKGSKVFHKASCKTLKRSKSERTEYASRGEAMRERRPAEDCHP, encoded by the coding sequence ATGTCCTTCGCCCGGCTGCTCGCACTCCTCGTCCTCCTCCTCGCCACGCTTCCAGGATGGGCCCTGGCCCAGTCGGGCAACCAGTCCCTGACGGTTCACTTCTTCGACGTGGGCCAGGGAGACGCCGCGCTCGTCATCTCGCCCACGGGCAAGACGGTGCTCATCGACGGAGGCCCTCCCGAATCCCGGATGCATCTGGAGCGGCGGCTGCGGGACTTGGTGCAGGGGCCCCTGGACCTGGTCATCCTCACCCACCCGCACCTGGACCACCTGGGCGGCATCTCCAATGCCCTGCGCACCGTGGGCGCGCGGCGCTTCATGGACCCGGGCTTCGACCACCCGAGCGAGGCCTACCGCGACCTGCTGAACGTCGTGGGCGACGAGGTGGGCCAGGTGATGAAGCCCCTGCCCGACCCCTCGGACCCCAGCTCGCTGCTCACCATCGGCCTGGGCGACGGCGCCGCCCTCACCGTGCTCTGGCCGCGCGTGCCGGAAGACCCGTTCCTCAAGGGCACCCGCTCCGACGCGAACTCCAACTCCATCGTCGCCAAGCTGACCTACGGGAAGACGGCGTTCCTCTTCACCGGCGACGCCGAGCCGGACACCGAGGCCACGCTGCTGCGCAAGAACATCGACTTCACCTCCACCGTGCTGAAGGTGGCCCACCACGGCGGGCGGCACTCGTCCACCGCGGCCTTCCTCGCCGCGGTGAAGCCCCAGGCCGCCGTCATCTCCGTGGGCGCCAAGAATGACTACGGGCACCCCACCGCGCAGGTGCTGGAGCGCCTGCGCGCGGAGAAGGCCCAGGTCTTCCGCACCGACCTGGACGGAGAGGTCGTGGCCACCAGCGACGGCAACGTCGTGTCCGTGCGAGGGGAGCGGCGGAGCGGCGCCTCCGTGCTGGTCGCGGGCGAGGTGACGTCCAACGCGGTGGCGCTGGGCCCCATCACCCGGGGCACGCGCAAGGCCAGCACCCCGCGTGGCAGGAGCGCCCCCGCCACCAGCTCGGACACGAACACCCCGACGCAACGCGGCGCCAGTGAAGGCCGATACATCAGCCTCAAGGGCAGCAAGGTGTTCCACAAAGCGTCCTGCAAGACCCTCAAGCGCTCCAAGTCGGAACGCACCGAATACGCGAGCCGCGGCGAAGCCATGCGCGAACGCCGCCCCGCCGAGGACTGCCACCCATGA
- a CDS encoding DUF3006 domain-containing protein, giving the protein MTTRATLDRIEEDVAVLVVDGRQVTRPLSELPAGVREGDVLDLATLEVDREATEALREEVRRAREKATRGKKPPPAGNFDL; this is encoded by the coding sequence ATGACGACCCGGGCCACGCTGGACCGCATCGAAGAGGACGTCGCCGTGCTCGTCGTCGACGGCCGTCAGGTGACGCGCCCGCTCAGCGAGCTGCCCGCGGGGGTTCGCGAGGGCGACGTGCTGGACCTCGCCACGCTGGAGGTGGACCGGGAGGCCACCGAGGCCCTGCGCGAGGAGGTGCGCAGGGCCCGCGAGAAGGCGACGCGCGGCAAGAAGCCGCCTCCCGCGGGGAACTTCGACCTCTAG
- a CDS encoding TIGR02300 family protein — protein MPAKDLGTKHVCFKCQTKFYDMKKPDPICPKCGADQRESPALKPQPEGRRGRLAAAPKVIEPIEPEEPAGRGEDEEEELDSFDDEESAGGESEEDDI, from the coding sequence ATGCCGGCGAAGGACCTCGGAACAAAACACGTCTGCTTCAAGTGCCAGACGAAGTTCTACGACATGAAGAAGCCGGACCCGATCTGCCCGAAGTGTGGTGCGGATCAGCGGGAAAGCCCGGCACTGAAGCCTCAACCCGAGGGAAGGCGCGGACGTCTCGCCGCTGCCCCGAAGGTCATCGAACCCATTGAACCCGAGGAGCCGGCTGGCCGAGGGGAAGATGAGGAAGAGGAACTCGACTCGTTCGATGACGAGGAATCGGCCGGAGGCGAGTCCGAAGAGGACGACATCTAG